The Streptomyces sp. A2-16 sequence CAGCCCGGTCAGCCGGATCCCGGAGCCCGGGGCGAGGAGCGTCCTCAGCGCGAACACCGGGTCAAGGGTGCTGTTCCAGTTGGCGACACCGCCCTGGACCAGCCCGCACATCGACAGCGAACCGGCCAGGCGGGACGCGTGGCGTTCCGCGAGGGCGGTCGTGACGAGGCCGCCGTAGGACGTGCCCCAGGCGATGGTGCGGCCGGCCCGTCCGAAGCGGGCGGTGAAGGTGTCGAGTGTGGCGAGCTGGTCGGGCACGGCCTCGGTGACCGCCCAGCCGGTGGTGGCGTACGAGGACCCGATCAGCGCGTAACCCTGCTTCAGGAGCAGGGACTTCGTGGAGTCGTCGGGCGCGTTGCGCGCCGGGTTGGGGACGCCGGGCGGTGTGTAGCCGTGGCTGTAGAGGAGGACCGTGCCGTTCCAGCCGGCCGGCACATCCATCAGGTAGGTCGCGCCGGACGGCAGCCTGCCTTCGACATGGGTGTCCTCGGCGGCCTGGGCGGCCGGTGCCAAGGGGGTGGCGAGCAGCAGTGCCGCGACGGTGACGAGCGTACGGGTGCGGATGCGGTGCATCACGAGACGTGGGCTCCTTGGGCGCAGTCCGTTTTTCCTGCGGTCGGGGGGACTGACACCGGCGAAAGTAGGCGTGTACATTGCGGGCGTCAATGATGTGCACAACATCAGTGGACGGGTCGTGAGGCGTTCTGTCGTCTCGTCAGGAGGGCCCCATGCAAAGGCGCTTGCTCGGACTGGCCGTTGCGGCGGTGACCCTCGTGGGTGCCGCCGGATGCGGCTCCTCGGACTCCGGAGGCGGCGACTCGTCGTCCGCGGGCGGAGCGAAGAAGACACAGGTCACGGTCGGGGTGATCCCCATCGTCGACGTGGCGCCGCTGTATCTCGGGCAGAAGAAGGGGTTCTTCGCCGCTCGGGGGATCGAGCTGAAGATGGTGACCGCGCAGGGCGGTGCGGCGATCATCCCCGGTGTGGTGAGCGGCCAGTTCCAGTTCGGCTTCAGCAACACCACCTCCCTGATGCTCGCGCAGACCAAGGGCGTGCCCGTGAAGTCGGTGGTCAACGGAGCGGCCTCCAACGGCAAGGTGGGGGCCGACGTCACCGGCGTCCTGGTGAAGAAGGACAGCCCGGTGAAGTCCGCGAAGGACCTGGCGGGACGCTCGGTCGCCGTGAACACCCTTCAGAACATCGGGGACACCACGGTCCGTGAGTCGGTGCGCGAGGACGGCGGCGACCCGGCGAAGGTGAAGTTCGTGGAGATCCCGTTCGACCAGATGCCGGCCGCGCTGGACGGCGGCCGCGTGGACGCCGCGTGGATGGGTGAGCCGGCCCAGACGATCGCCAAGGGCCAGGGCGCCCGGGTCATCGCCTCGCCCTTCGCCGAGACCGACCCGAAGCTCACGGTCGCGACCTGGTTCACCTCGACGAAGATCGCCCAGCAGAATCCCGGGCTGGTGAAGAACTTTACCGAGGCGATGACGGAGTCACTGCGGTACGCCACCGGCCACCCGGACGAGGCCCGGCAGATCCTCACGGCCTACACCAAGATCAGCGGCGCTGTGCTGAGCGAGCTCATCCTCCCCAGCTGGCCGCCCGAGGTGGACCTGGCCTCCCTGGAGAAACTCGCCACGCTCGGCGAGCAGGACGGCATCTTCGGCGGCAAGAAGCCGGACGTCCAGGCGCTGTTCTCCTGAGGAGGGGCCGGACCGAGGGCCGGCTGAGGAGGGCCGGGTCCTGATCCGGCCGAGGGGCATCAGGCCTTGGACCGGCGCCCGCTGCGCCGCGGCGCGGGCTCGGAGCCGTCCAGCAGTTCGCGGCGCCGCTCCTCGCCGTGCTCCTCGACCTGGAGCACCACCTGGCGCAGCCCCTCGGCGAGACCACGGCACTCGGTGTCGCTGAGGCCCGCCGTCACGAAGGCCTCCTCCTCGTTGAACGCCGGGAACACCCGACGCATCAGCTCCTCGCCCTCGTCGGTGAGTTTCAGCAGCACCAGCCGACCATCGGTGGGATGCCCGGAACGGCTCAGCAGTCCGCGTGACTCCAGGGTCCGCGAGACCCCGGTGAGCGTGCCCTTGGAGATCCCGGCCTCCTCGGCCACGTGCCGGGTCTCCGACTCGCCCCACACCCAGACCACCCACAGGACGACGAACGCCGTCCAGGTCAGGTCCGAGCCGCGCAGCACGGAGTTCTCCAGGTGCTGGCGCACCGCGGAAGCGGCCCGGTAGATGTTCGCCACGGCAGCCATCTGGTCCCGACGGATCGGGAAACCACCGAGCTTCTCGGCCGCGAGCTTCTCGGCTTGGGTGATGGATCGCTGGCCGGGCACGGGCGGCTCCTTCGTCGTACGCAGGTCGTTCGGGCTCAAATTCTAGTGGGGGTGCCGCTCCGCCCGGAGGTCCGTGCCCCACTCCAGGAGCCGGGCGAGGTCCTCGTCGGAGGGGCGGGAGGCGGCCGAGGGGGTGTGGGTGCCCCGGGAGATGTTGCCGCTGACCGTGATGTTGTGCTCCACGCGGGGGCGGCGAAGCTCCTCGTAGAGGGTGAGCGCCGACTCCGTGTCCGGTGCGTCCCGCAGCGACTTGGCGAGGACGACGGCGTCCTCCAGGGCCATCGAGGCACCCTGACCCGTCGCGGGGGAGGCCGCGTGGGCGGCGTCCCCGACGAGCAGGATCCGTCCCGAGCGCCACGGGGTGCCGGTGGGGATCTCGGTGGCGTTGGTGACCATGAGGTCGTCACCGGTCGCCGCCACCAGGTCCGCGGCCGGCGTGGCGTCCTCGCGCAGCAGGGGCAGCAGCCGGTCCCGCCAGTCGGCGGGCGTGCCCTGCTCCAGCTCCTCGGCGGGCAGCGGGTCGCCGCTCACCCGGGCGAACCAGTACGTCTCCCCGTCGGGCGACACCGCGTAGCCGAAGGCGGCCCCGCTGCCGCGGACCATGGTGATGCTCGCGTCCGGTCCGGGGGCGGACGCGGCGCGCGTGTAGCCGTAGAAGACGTACTGGCCGGCGTGGAAGGGGCGAGTGCTGGGGGAGACCGACCGCCGTACGGCGGAGTTCAGGCCGTCCGCGCCGATCAGCAGGTCGCCGGTCGCGCTGGTGCCGTCGGCGAAGTGCGCGGTGACGCGGCCGGGGCCGTCCTCGACGGAGGCGAGCCGCGCGCCGTGCCGGACGGGGATGCCCCGGCGCGTGGCTTCCGCCTGGAGCGCGGTGTTGAGGTGTCCGCGGCGCAGGCAGCGGTAGCGCAGGTGCGGGTCGGAGGTCTCGCCCATGGGCGTGTGCGCCCGCTCGGTGCCGGTGTCGTCGAGGACCCGCAGCGAGGTCAGCGGGAAGCCGATCGCGGTGACCGCCGCGGAGGCCTCCAACTCGGCGAGGGCGCG is a genomic window containing:
- a CDS encoding MarR family transcriptional regulator, with translation MPGQRSITQAEKLAAEKLGGFPIRRDQMAAVANIYRAASAVRQHLENSVLRGSDLTWTAFVVLWVVWVWGESETRHVAEEAGISKGTLTGVSRTLESRGLLSRSGHPTDGRLVLLKLTDEGEELMRRVFPAFNEEEAFVTAGLSDTECRGLAEGLRQVVLQVEEHGEERRRELLDGSEPAPRRSGRRSKA
- a CDS encoding ABC transporter substrate-binding protein; protein product: MQRRLLGLAVAAVTLVGAAGCGSSDSGGGDSSSAGGAKKTQVTVGVIPIVDVAPLYLGQKKGFFAARGIELKMVTAQGGAAIIPGVVSGQFQFGFSNTTSLMLAQTKGVPVKSVVNGAASNGKVGADVTGVLVKKDSPVKSAKDLAGRSVAVNTLQNIGDTTVRESVREDGGDPAKVKFVEIPFDQMPAALDGGRVDAAWMGEPAQTIAKGQGARVIASPFAETDPKLTVATWFTSTKIAQQNPGLVKNFTEAMTESLRYATGHPDEARQILTAYTKISGAVLSELILPSWPPEVDLASLEKLATLGEQDGIFGGKKPDVQALFS
- a CDS encoding NAD(P)/FAD-dependent oxidoreductase translates to MARVLVIGGGIAGTAAALALHKAGFETAVHEAHPDAAEDIGAFLTLASNGMRALAELEASAAVTAIGFPLTSLRVLDDTGTERAHTPMGETSDPHLRYRCLRRGHLNTALQAEATRRGIPVRHGARLASVEDGPGRVTAHFADGTSATGDLLIGADGLNSAVRRSVSPSTRPFHAGQYVFYGYTRAASAPGPDASITMVRGSGAAFGYAVSPDGETYWFARVSGDPLPAEELEQGTPADWRDRLLPLLREDATPAADLVAATGDDLMVTNATEIPTGTPWRSGRILLVGDAAHAASPATGQGASMALEDAVVLAKSLRDAPDTESALTLYEELRRPRVEHNITVSGNISRGTHTPSAASRPSDEDLARLLEWGTDLRAERHPH